In the Candidatus Eremiobacteraceae bacterium genome, one interval contains:
- the fmt gene encoding methionyl-tRNA formyltransferase → MRVVFFGTSAFADPSLRALVREHDVTLTVSQPDKPAGRGMRLAPTPVKTTSLELDLPIITPPRLDGDAVAQALAAKPDVLVCVAYGKILPSALLTGPRLAALNIHPSALPRYRGATPMQAALLAGDEATAISIIWMSDRMDAGDIALQTPAAIEPDDNFGTLHDRLARDSAALIINALQLLATDSLPRLAQDESQATYTKPVAKQDLELRFDRGALELSRRVRAYAPRPGAWMRFAGGRLKVLDARPDSGEVDGPPGSVHRARDGGALAATADGALRLLKVVPEGKRQMSGEEFGRSLRT, encoded by the coding sequence CTGCGCGTCGTATTCTTCGGCACGTCCGCCTTCGCCGATCCCAGCCTTCGCGCGCTCGTTCGCGAGCACGACGTCACGCTGACGGTTAGCCAGCCGGACAAACCTGCAGGTCGGGGCATGCGGCTCGCGCCGACGCCGGTAAAGACGACCTCGCTCGAACTAGATCTTCCAATCATAACGCCGCCGCGGCTCGATGGCGACGCAGTCGCCCAAGCGCTTGCAGCGAAGCCCGACGTCCTTGTCTGCGTCGCGTACGGCAAGATCTTGCCGTCTGCGTTGCTGACGGGCCCTCGACTCGCGGCTCTCAATATCCATCCGAGCGCGCTGCCGCGCTATCGCGGTGCGACGCCGATGCAAGCCGCGCTCCTCGCAGGCGACGAAGCGACGGCGATCTCGATCATCTGGATGTCGGACCGCATGGATGCCGGCGATATCGCCTTGCAGACGCCCGCAGCAATCGAGCCCGACGACAACTTCGGCACGCTGCACGACCGGCTAGCCCGCGATAGTGCGGCGCTGATCATCAACGCGCTTCAATTGCTCGCGACCGACTCGTTGCCGCGTCTGGCGCAAGACGAATCGCAGGCGACATACACGAAGCCAGTCGCGAAGCAGGATCTCGAACTTCGGTTTGACCGCGGGGCGCTCGAGCTTTCGCGACGCGTGCGCGCATATGCGCCAAGGCCCGGAGCGTGGATGCGCTTTGCCGGCGGCCGCCTGAAAGTGCTCGACGCACGCCCCGACAGCGGCGAGGTCGACGGGCCGCCGGGCTCCGTGCACCGAGCGCGCGACGGCGGTGCGCTCGCGGCGACCGCGGATGGCGCGCTGCGCCTTCTCAAGGTCGTGCCCGAGGGCAAGCGGCAGATGAGCGGCGAGGAATTCGGGCGGAGCTTGCGCACGTGA
- a CDS encoding FHA domain-containing protein, with protein sequence MIDPQSIRWLSMSIVTGVAALAVWAFSDSRGKRGEAGDAEAESGRVAARLEIRRPGTQAERVIVEDGCVLGRARDCAVPFADAAVSKWHARLHCDGAVTSIEDLGSTNGTFVNGRRIETPTPLRRGDRIGLGTNQIVFLGLARTGRAT encoded by the coding sequence GTGATCGATCCGCAATCGATTCGCTGGCTCTCAATGAGCATCGTGACCGGCGTCGCGGCGCTCGCGGTATGGGCATTCTCCGATTCGCGCGGCAAGCGCGGCGAAGCCGGCGACGCCGAAGCGGAAAGCGGCCGCGTCGCTGCACGCTTGGAGATCCGGCGTCCGGGCACGCAGGCGGAGCGAGTGATCGTGGAAGACGGCTGCGTCCTCGGGCGAGCGCGCGACTGCGCAGTGCCATTTGCCGACGCCGCCGTCAGCAAATGGCACGCCCGTTTGCATTGCGACGGCGCGGTCACCAGCATCGAGGATTTGGGTTCCACCAATGGGACTTTTGTGAACGGCCGACGCATCGAAACGCCTACGCCGCTGCGTCGCGGCGACAGGATTGGCTTGGGAACCAACCAAATTGTCTTTCTCGGTTTAGCGCGGACGGGGCGCGCGACGTAA
- a CDS encoding transcription antitermination factor NusB, translating to MNARAAALRAMLRGEDVTASLDATLHEAGLDARDTGFATELAYGTTKMRRALEWSIQTALKRPFASLDVALQRILLLGAYQLLYLDRIPVHGAVDESVKLARAYGHAGTAGLANAVLRAIARDRPKPKRPASDDTVADFATFASLPDWIAEHYIARFGFNDALRAAEGLNAPPARAVRLDIGQSPPPDARPSPYGVPETALVESLTDAARAYASQSAESQLAVHLLDPRAGETVLDICAGRGTKTAMIAQRLGGAGAIFSVDDDDAKLSVLKRDNKRWPNITAVIADARKPFAPSIPRDVDRALVDAPCSGLGILGRRPDARWRKSPGDPERFAPVQRAILTAAADRVRVGGSLLYVTCSTHEAEDEVPVQSFLAGNAQWRAVTIERSKLVPGDHDRMRQRGPYLQIVPGIHGADGFFYALLERRSA from the coding sequence GTGAACGCGCGCGCGGCCGCGCTGCGCGCGATGCTTCGAGGCGAAGACGTCACCGCATCACTAGATGCAACGCTGCATGAAGCCGGCCTTGACGCGCGCGATACCGGATTTGCCACTGAGCTTGCGTACGGTACCACGAAGATGCGCCGCGCGCTCGAGTGGTCCATCCAGACTGCGTTGAAGCGGCCGTTCGCGTCGCTCGACGTCGCGCTCCAGCGGATACTGCTGCTCGGCGCATACCAACTGCTCTACTTAGACCGCATACCTGTGCACGGCGCGGTCGACGAGAGCGTGAAGCTCGCGCGCGCCTACGGTCACGCAGGCACCGCAGGACTCGCAAACGCCGTGTTGCGCGCGATCGCACGCGATCGTCCGAAGCCGAAGCGCCCGGCAAGCGACGATACCGTCGCCGACTTCGCGACGTTCGCCTCTCTGCCCGACTGGATCGCCGAACATTACATCGCGCGCTTCGGTTTCAACGACGCACTGCGCGCCGCCGAAGGCCTGAATGCGCCGCCGGCGCGCGCTGTCCGGCTCGATATCGGTCAGAGCCCGCCCCCGGATGCTCGTCCATCGCCGTACGGAGTCCCGGAGACTGCGCTCGTGGAGTCGCTCACCGATGCGGCGCGCGCCTATGCTTCACAAAGCGCGGAAAGCCAGCTCGCGGTGCATCTGCTCGATCCGCGCGCCGGCGAGACGGTGCTGGACATCTGCGCCGGCCGCGGCACGAAGACCGCGATGATCGCGCAGCGGCTCGGCGGTGCGGGTGCGATATTCAGCGTGGATGATGACGACGCGAAACTGTCGGTCCTGAAGCGCGACAATAAGCGCTGGCCGAACATAACCGCGGTTATCGCCGATGCGCGCAAGCCGTTTGCGCCGAGCATTCCGCGCGACGTCGACCGCGCGCTCGTCGACGCACCATGCTCGGGATTGGGCATTCTCGGCCGGCGACCCGACGCGCGCTGGCGTAAATCGCCCGGCGATCCCGAAAGGTTCGCGCCCGTCCAGCGCGCGATTCTCACGGCGGCTGCCGATCGTGTCCGTGTCGGAGGCTCGCTGCTCTACGTCACGTGTTCGACGCACGAAGCGGAAGACGAAGTTCCAGTGCAGTCATTTCTTGCCGGAAACGCGCAGTGGCGCGCCGTGACGATCGAGCGATCAAAACTCGTTCCGGGCGATCACGACAGGATGCGTCAGCGCGGGCCGTACCTGCAGATCGTGCCAGGCATCCACGGCGCCGACGGATTTTTTTACGCGCTGCTTGAACGGCGTTCGGCGTGA
- the hslU gene encoding ATP-dependent protease ATPase subunit HslU: MNPQDLTPARIVAELDRYIVGQGAAKRAVAVALRNRYRRERMEGEMRQEVIPKNILMIGPTGVGKTEIARRLAVLVGAPFVKVEATKYTEVGYVGRDVESMVRDLVEAAIRMVRAERIAETEDVAEELALDRLVDILEPSTKAPNNVGNPLTGLYAMLGQQSRAGAEAQPSPPRSEEVENKRRQTKDELRSGFYDVRMIEIEVEETPQFVGAFGGPQMEEMGGNMSDILGSILPKKRNKRRVTVADARRIFAQEEAVKLVDTEGLKREAVRRAEENGIIFVDEMDKIAGSREGARGPDVSREGVQRDILPIVEGSTVVTKHGPVKTDHVLFIGAGAFHVSKPSDLIPELQGRFPIRVELDSLTKDDFKTILTQPKNALIEQYRQLLATDGVALTFTADGIDAIAELSSLVNERTENIGARRLHTMLERVLELVSFEAPERSGEVSVDRAYVEERLADIVKDHDLSQYIL; the protein is encoded by the coding sequence ATGAATCCTCAAGACTTGACGCCGGCGCGCATCGTCGCCGAACTCGACCGCTACATCGTCGGCCAAGGCGCAGCAAAGCGCGCCGTTGCGGTCGCCCTGCGCAACCGCTACCGCCGCGAGCGCATGGAAGGCGAGATGCGCCAAGAGGTGATTCCGAAGAACATCCTCATGATCGGGCCGACGGGAGTCGGCAAGACGGAGATCGCGCGCCGGCTTGCCGTCCTCGTCGGTGCTCCATTCGTCAAGGTCGAAGCGACGAAGTACACCGAGGTCGGTTATGTCGGCCGTGACGTCGAGTCCATGGTGCGCGACCTTGTGGAAGCGGCCATCCGGATGGTCCGCGCAGAACGAATCGCCGAGACGGAAGATGTCGCCGAAGAACTCGCGCTCGATCGTCTCGTGGATATCCTCGAGCCGTCGACAAAGGCGCCGAACAACGTGGGGAACCCGCTCACCGGATTGTACGCGATGCTCGGCCAGCAGTCGCGCGCCGGCGCGGAAGCGCAGCCGTCGCCACCCCGCTCCGAAGAAGTAGAGAACAAACGCCGACAGACGAAGGACGAGTTGCGCTCCGGCTTCTACGACGTGCGCATGATCGAGATCGAAGTCGAAGAGACGCCGCAGTTCGTCGGGGCGTTCGGCGGTCCGCAGATGGAAGAGATGGGCGGCAACATGAGCGACATCCTCGGCTCGATCTTGCCGAAGAAGCGCAACAAGCGGCGCGTCACGGTCGCGGATGCGCGCAGGATCTTCGCGCAAGAAGAAGCCGTCAAGCTCGTGGACACGGAAGGTCTCAAGCGCGAAGCGGTGCGCCGCGCCGAAGAGAACGGGATCATCTTCGTGGACGAGATGGATAAGATAGCGGGCAGCCGCGAGGGCGCACGCGGTCCGGACGTCTCGCGCGAAGGCGTGCAGCGCGACATCCTGCCGATCGTCGAAGGGTCGACGGTCGTCACGAAGCACGGCCCGGTGAAGACGGACCACGTGCTGTTCATCGGTGCGGGCGCATTTCACGTCAGCAAGCCGAGCGATCTCATCCCGGAGCTGCAGGGCAGATTCCCGATCCGCGTCGAGCTCGACAGCCTTACGAAGGATGACTTCAAGACCATACTGACGCAGCCGAAAAACGCGCTCATCGAACAGTACCGTCAACTGCTCGCGACCGACGGGGTGGCGCTGACGTTTACCGCGGACGGTATCGACGCGATCGCGGAACTTTCATCGCTCGTGAACGAGCGGACGGAAAACATCGGGGCCCGGCGGCTTCACACCATGCTGGAGCGCGTCCTAGAACTCGTTTCGTTCGAAGCGCCCGAGCGCAGCGGCGAGGTCAGCGTGGATCGCGCGTATGTGGAGGAGCGCCTCGCCGACATCGTCAAAGACCACGATTTGTCGCAATACATATTGTAG
- the def gene encoding peptide deformylase — protein MAYVRRIVIEPDPILHKVAKKVTELELKMPLIQQLIDDMFETMYQAPGIGLAAPQVGIGKRIIVVHVGEDQGPYAVVNPVLSDFEGESVGTEGCLSIPGTIGDVTRAEKCVVSGLDRKGKKFRLETEGWLARCFQHEVDHLDGVLILDKAENIREAVPVEAEDGADSGAEADRELRA, from the coding sequence GTGGCATACGTCCGACGCATCGTCATCGAACCCGATCCAATCCTGCACAAGGTGGCCAAAAAAGTCACCGAGCTTGAATTGAAGATGCCGCTCATCCAGCAGCTGATCGACGACATGTTCGAGACGATGTATCAAGCTCCGGGCATCGGGCTCGCCGCGCCGCAAGTCGGCATCGGCAAGCGCATCATCGTCGTCCACGTCGGAGAAGATCAAGGACCGTATGCCGTGGTCAACCCGGTGCTGTCGGATTTCGAAGGCGAAAGCGTCGGCACCGAAGGATGTCTCTCGATTCCCGGCACGATCGGCGACGTCACGCGAGCGGAGAAATGCGTCGTCAGCGGCCTCGATCGAAAAGGTAAAAAGTTCCGGCTGGAGACCGAAGGCTGGCTCGCTCGCTGCTTTCAGCACGAGGTGGATCACCTCGACGGCGTGCTGATCCTCGACAAGGCAGAAAACATCCGCGAAGCGGTGCCGGTCGAAGCAGAAGACGGAGCGGACTCGGGCGCGGAGGCCGATCGCGAACTCCGGGCTTGA